GTGATAAAATATTGAAGTTAAAATTAGACCTCAACTTGTGTCCATTTCCTCTCCATCTTCTGTTTGATCTTGACTAATCTCATTACCTTTTTCATGTCCATGTGTTTCTGTTTCTTCTTCACCCTCGGATTCTTTTGATGTCTTTTTGTTAGGTTGTGCTGGCAATGTTTTTCCTACCAGTTCTACTATTTCAGCTATCTCTTCATCTGGAAAACGGACTGTACAATCCTTTATGATCTGCATAATAATTAAAAGTTAACAAATTGataacaatatatcatgcaaaggTACAAACATGGCATTCAAATGCATATTGTTAGTCATATAGATCAAGACTTTACCGAGAACTAGAGAGGAAGAAATAGGCTAAGATTCTCAGCATACAATATAATTATCATCAAACACAACACATCACACTAATATATAGGGTTAAAATAAATGAGAAGAACATAGTTGTGATACTTACATGAAATAATTCAACTTCAGCAGCTGGTCTGATGTTTAATACATTCAAAACCTCGGCCTCTGACAGCTCATGCCGTTTAATGCTTGTCAAATATTCGTTGACGCTCTCTCTTGTTTGACTACCAGCTGCAGTATTAACTAAACTAGTGCGAAACCCGTGCCGCCGCACGGATTCTGGTGTGGACCGATTTTATGTTACCAGTTAGAATATGGAAttcaaaaataatagaaaaaattaaaataaattataaaaaaaaagataaaaaagaagtctaagattaatatataagttaaaatttaaaatattaaatgtgTTCCAATATAATATAGGAGTTTTTTATAAACCACTAATATTTAGGTTTTTGTCGGCCACCTTGAGtaattcataatatttttaaaaagacatttttttgaacaataattattatttttctgtatataaaaatatgttttcctgTATT
The Vicia villosa cultivar HV-30 ecotype Madison, WI linkage group LG6, Vvil1.0, whole genome shotgun sequence genome window above contains:
- the LOC131611457 gene encoding uncharacterized protein LOC131611457, which produces MSVIRHYLLQEMKILEANVSALTNFEVLDFIRGKGASKDPTRVIAKVAMTEYKVYGYLVNTAAGSQTRESVNEYLTSIKRHELSEAEVLNVLNIRPAAEVELFHIIKDCTVRFPDEEIAEIVELVGKTLPAQPNKKTSKESEGEEETETHGHEKGNEISQDQTEDGEEMDTS